In one Echinicola marina genomic region, the following are encoded:
- a CDS encoding SusC/RagA family TonB-linked outer membrane protein gives MKHFYKLFFLMLFFIWASDGFAQEIILKGTVADGESEEGLPGVSILLKGTTIGTVTDAMGNYNIKVPDSTGTLIFSFIGYRTQEIPIDGRAVMDIVMELDVASLSEVVVVGYGTTTKKDLTGSIETVEIEDVQKAPVKSFDEALAGRVAGVMVSGNDGQPGSNNNIIIRGVGSITGSTAPLYVVDGFPMEDSYANTLNINDIESMTVLKDASATAIYGARGANGVIIITTKRGKQGAPEISYNMYYGISQNPKPIKLMDAYQFVKYQSELNPEVADKIYFTNGKSLEDYRNVESIDLQDQIYQNAPILNHDISIRGGNGKTNYSLSGNILNQDGIAVNSGFRRYSGRITLDQEVNKKINVGADIVYSSEKTHGAIMTQSSSNSLTYGNLSLMAAVWGFRPVAGENENVMDELFDPTIPSTDFRVNPILSAKNEHRITAVNSFRANGFVEYAIVPELTLKLAGGINNIMVRREGFFNSLTTAGNDRRDQKQNGFIYFRPVSNWNNTNTLTFKKTYNNIHSLNAVVGTVVQKQEDGNYGFSAIQVLNEGTAIDGLDEAAENFGTSGSSSWGLASFLGRLNYSYKSKYMLTSSVRYDGSSKFAPGNRWGFFPSAALAWRMSEENLLKGISFISDAKLRLSHGATGNNRVSDFAYLSTLSIPRSGGYSFNNGEPSRGALLENYGNPNLKWETTVQTDIGYDLEVLEGRVEVTLDVYRKMTKNVLLNADLPYSTGLTNIYNSASAYKNIGKIRNEGLEFTLNTINIHKDDFEWRTNFNISFNQNEVMELNEGQTSLLENVRFDQYFSNTHPYIAQVGQPIGQMYGLIWDGVYQYEDFDQVLGEYMLKDNIPTNGQPRANIQPGDIKYRDINGDLVVNEMDFAVIGRGNPIHTGGFNNNFNYKGFDLNIFFQWSYGNDIINANRLFFEGNARNLISLNQYATYEDRWTPENPSNEHFRTAGKKDTWYTSRVVEDGSFLRLKTVSLGYNFNDRVLNKIRLKSLRLYASAQNLYTWTNYSGSNPDVSTRHSALTPGFDFASYPLARTLTVGLSTTF, from the coding sequence ATGAAACATTTCTACAAACTATTCTTTCTGATGCTGTTCTTCATATGGGCATCAGACGGATTTGCCCAGGAAATTATCCTGAAGGGTACAGTCGCCGACGGTGAAAGCGAAGAAGGCCTTCCTGGCGTAAGTATTTTGTTAAAAGGAACCACTATCGGTACTGTAACGGATGCCATGGGGAACTACAATATAAAAGTACCTGATAGTACCGGGACACTTATATTTTCATTTATAGGGTACCGTACACAGGAAATACCCATCGACGGCCGGGCAGTCATGGATATAGTCATGGAGCTGGATGTTGCCTCTCTTAGTGAGGTAGTAGTGGTAGGCTACGGGACAACAACCAAAAAAGACCTGACAGGCTCCATTGAAACCGTTGAGATTGAAGACGTACAAAAAGCACCTGTCAAGTCTTTTGATGAGGCACTGGCCGGAAGGGTAGCAGGGGTGATGGTTTCAGGTAATGACGGTCAGCCTGGCTCAAATAATAATATAATCATCCGGGGTGTCGGTTCCATCACCGGTTCTACCGCACCACTATATGTAGTTGACGGTTTTCCTATGGAAGATTCCTATGCTAATACGTTGAATATAAATGATATAGAGTCAATGACGGTGCTCAAGGATGCCTCTGCAACAGCAATTTACGGTGCACGTGGAGCCAACGGTGTTATCATTATTACCACCAAGAGAGGAAAGCAGGGAGCTCCGGAGATTTCATACAATATGTACTACGGGATTTCACAAAACCCAAAGCCCATCAAGCTGATGGATGCTTACCAATTCGTAAAGTACCAAAGCGAGTTGAATCCTGAAGTTGCCGACAAAATTTATTTCACGAATGGAAAATCGCTAGAAGACTATCGCAACGTCGAAAGTATCGATCTGCAGGATCAGATTTACCAAAATGCTCCCATCCTTAATCATGACATTTCCATTCGGGGTGGAAACGGCAAAACGAACTATTCTCTTTCCGGAAATATACTCAACCAAGATGGTATAGCTGTCAATTCAGGCTTCAGACGTTACTCAGGAAGGATTACCTTAGATCAGGAGGTCAACAAAAAAATTAACGTTGGAGCAGATATAGTCTACAGCAGCGAGAAGACACACGGAGCTATCATGACCCAGTCTTCTTCCAATTCCCTAACTTACGGAAATTTGAGCCTGATGGCTGCGGTATGGGGATTCCGTCCGGTGGCCGGAGAAAATGAAAATGTAATGGATGAACTATTTGATCCTACCATCCCTTCTACGGATTTCAGGGTAAACCCGATATTATCGGCAAAGAACGAACATCGAATAACGGCAGTTAATAGCTTTAGAGCCAACGGGTTCGTTGAATATGCGATTGTTCCTGAACTTACCCTAAAATTGGCCGGTGGAATTAATAATATTATGGTTAGAAGGGAGGGTTTTTTCAACTCGTTAACAACTGCCGGAAACGATAGAAGAGATCAGAAGCAAAACGGATTCATTTATTTCCGACCGGTAAGCAACTGGAACAATACCAACACCCTTACTTTCAAGAAAACCTACAACAATATTCATAGTCTCAATGCAGTGGTCGGAACGGTGGTACAAAAGCAGGAGGATGGGAATTACGGATTTTCCGCCATTCAAGTCTTAAATGAAGGTACGGCGATAGATGGCCTAGATGAAGCTGCTGAGAATTTTGGGACTTCGGGCAGTTCGAGCTGGGGGCTAGCATCTTTTCTTGGTCGGTTGAATTATAGCTATAAATCGAAATATATGCTTACTTCATCGGTGAGATATGATGGATCATCAAAGTTTGCACCTGGAAACCGCTGGGGATTTTTCCCTTCTGCAGCTCTGGCATGGCGTATGTCGGAGGAGAATTTGCTTAAGGGTATCAGCTTTATCTCAGATGCCAAATTGAGGTTGAGCCATGGTGCTACTGGGAACAACCGGGTATCAGATTTTGCCTATTTGTCCACGCTTTCCATTCCAAGATCGGGTGGATACTCATTTAACAATGGAGAACCGAGTAGGGGAGCTTTGCTTGAAAATTATGGCAATCCAAATCTTAAATGGGAAACTACCGTGCAAACGGACATAGGGTATGACCTAGAAGTATTGGAAGGCAGGGTGGAGGTTACCTTGGATGTTTACCGTAAGATGACCAAAAATGTCCTGCTGAATGCCGATCTGCCTTATTCTACGGGTTTAACGAATATTTATAATTCGGCTTCAGCGTATAAGAATATAGGTAAGATCAGGAACGAGGGGCTGGAGTTTACACTGAATACAATCAATATTCATAAAGATGATTTCGAGTGGAGAACTAATTTCAATATCAGCTTCAACCAAAATGAAGTGATGGAGCTGAACGAAGGGCAGACGTCGCTGCTCGAAAACGTAAGGTTCGATCAGTATTTCAGTAACACACATCCTTACATTGCGCAGGTAGGGCAGCCCATAGGACAAATGTATGGCCTCATCTGGGACGGCGTGTACCAGTATGAAGATTTTGACCAGGTGTTGGGGGAATACATGCTGAAGGATAATATTCCTACCAACGGTCAACCCCGCGCAAATATTCAGCCGGGCGACATCAAATACCGCGACATCAACGGAGATCTTGTAGTAAATGAAATGGATTTCGCGGTGATAGGAAGAGGAAATCCCATTCACACGGGCGGTTTCAACAACAATTTCAATTACAAAGGTTTTGATTTGAATATTTTCTTCCAGTGGTCGTATGGCAATGACATTATCAACGCCAACCGGTTATTTTTTGAAGGAAACGCAAGAAACCTGATCTCACTGAACCAGTATGCAACCTATGAAGACCGTTGGACTCCGGAAAACCCGAGTAATGAGCATTTCAGAACGGCAGGAAAAAAAGATACCTGGTATACTAGCAGGGTTGTAGAAGATGGTTCGTTCTTGAGACTGAAAACGGTTTCTTTGGGATATAACTTCAACGACAGGGTGCTGAACAAGATCAGGTTAAAAAGCCTGAGACTTTATGCATCAGCGCAAAACTTGTATACTTGGACCAACTACTCAGGTTCAAATCCGGATGTTTCCACCAGACATTCAGCGCTAACGCCCGGATTTGACTTCGCCTCTTATCCACTGGCAAGAACACTTACCGTCGGATTATCCACTACTTTCTAA
- a CDS encoding MFS transporter, with product MKGKIRWFILALVFVATGLSFLDRQVLSMTIIKIQEELNITDVQYGVINTGFLISYALMFTIAGRLIDKIGAKLGLTLSVAIWSIASVLHGVMSGFYHLLMFRFLLGVGEGGCFPGAAKTVYEWFGKRERALANGIAIGGSAIGAVVAPPLTIIISGNYGWRWAFIIPGVFGVLWVLVWGTISWRKKRADKQQREVNVPLKRAEGISFLEIIKNRSARVFVLMRLLLDPVFYFLMFWVPKYLSEERGLSFDRIGELFWIPFMALGISNIIGGWISDKLIAKNLSVNAARKWVMGIAALLTLIAPFITRVSSVELAVGFMAIMMLAHGFWITNYVTAISDIFGKYATSTVVGLSGTAGAIAGMLVNPIIGMVVQKYSYAPLWWVAGIMYPLAFIIMVMFIPNLNPITVRHSIKVKA from the coding sequence ATGAAGGGAAAAATTAGATGGTTTATTCTGGCCTTGGTATTTGTGGCTACAGGTCTTAGTTTCCTCGACAGACAAGTATTGTCAATGACCATTATTAAGATACAGGAAGAACTGAACATTACTGATGTACAATACGGAGTGATCAACACGGGTTTCCTTATTAGTTACGCTTTGATGTTTACCATCGCGGGCCGATTGATTGATAAAATTGGGGCAAAGCTTGGTCTTACACTTTCTGTAGCAATATGGTCAATAGCTAGTGTGCTGCATGGGGTAATGAGTGGCTTTTATCACTTACTCATGTTCAGGTTTTTGCTTGGAGTGGGAGAAGGAGGGTGTTTTCCAGGAGCGGCAAAAACTGTTTATGAATGGTTCGGAAAAAGAGAGCGCGCACTGGCGAATGGGATTGCCATTGGTGGTTCTGCAATCGGCGCAGTAGTGGCTCCGCCACTTACCATTATTATTTCCGGTAACTATGGTTGGCGATGGGCTTTTATTATTCCAGGAGTGTTCGGCGTTCTGTGGGTGTTGGTATGGGGGACAATTTCATGGAGAAAAAAGCGAGCCGACAAACAGCAGCGAGAGGTAAATGTTCCACTCAAACGGGCAGAAGGAATATCATTTCTTGAGATCATCAAAAACAGATCGGCACGAGTCTTTGTTTTAATGCGTCTATTATTGGATCCAGTATTCTATTTTCTCATGTTCTGGGTGCCCAAGTATTTGAGTGAGGAACGTGGACTGTCCTTTGATAGGATCGGGGAGCTTTTCTGGATACCATTCATGGCTCTGGGCATTTCTAATATCATAGGGGGGTGGATATCCGATAAATTGATTGCGAAGAACCTTTCGGTAAATGCTGCCCGTAAATGGGTGATGGGAATTGCTGCCCTGCTCACGCTGATTGCACCTTTTATTACCCGAGTGTCGTCGGTGGAACTGGCTGTTGGGTTCATGGCAATTATGATGCTTGCCCATGGTTTCTGGATCACCAACTATGTCACAGCTATCTCTGATATATTTGGAAAATATGCGACCTCAACGGTAGTGGGACTGTCTGGAACTGCCGGAGCAATAGCTGGAATGCTGGTAAATCCAATAATCGGAATGGTCGTGCAAAAGTATTCCTATGCCCCTCTGTGGTGGGTTGCAGGGATCATGTACCCGCTTGCTTTTATCATTATGGTCATGTTTATTCCTAACTTGAATCCGATAACAGTCCGGCATTCTATTAAAGTAAAAGCATAA
- a CDS encoding virulence RhuM family protein codes for MEKQIEIYQGIDGQTQIEVNFQNNTVWLNQKQMGEFFAKDTDTIGLHLKNIFSEEELDENSTTEDFSVVRQEGKRKVRRTIKFYNLDAIISVGYRVNSKRGVQFR; via the coding sequence ATGGAAAAGCAAATAGAAATTTATCAAGGGATTGATGGGCAAACCCAGATCGAAGTTAATTTTCAGAATAATACGGTGTGGTTAAACCAAAAACAAATGGGAGAGTTCTTTGCCAAAGATACAGATACCATTGGGTTACATTTAAAAAATATTTTTAGTGAGGAGGAACTTGATGAGAACTCAACTACCGAGGATTTCTCGGTAGTTCGCCAAGAGGGAAAGCGCAAAGTAAGAAGAACCATAAAATTTTATAATCTTGACGCAATAATCTCAGTAGGATATAGGGTCAATTCCAAAAGAGGTGTTCAATTTCGTTAA
- a CDS encoding L-fucose/L-arabinose isomerase family protein — translation MNELLKREQAAINGQVVRREETVPRIGVFGVGYFKYWEQFDGLLEDLLEKQNVFVEKLKKNKVDIVEFGLVDDAKSAYDLVPKLKAANLDLIFCDMLTYATSSTFGVIIKNLDVPIVLVALQPDKAMDYSKASTYMQLYNDDVCSLPEFTGVAVRMGKKIPDVIIGTLHDDPQSEKEIKEYCNIARVLHGLKTARIGHIGHPIEAMLDMHSDATMLTAHFGVHIVQCEAHEIVTKYQREVNENEIRTEEQRILAFFDTPDPVSDPISEKLKPEDLEVAASVSVALKKFVEEKKLDGLAYYYNGEENSDTQLVMSNLIVGNSLLTSAGFPMCGESDLKCCLAMFIMDRLGIGGSFAEFHPVDFKENFILVGHDGPHNISIAEGKPVLRSLKKYHGKPGFGAGVEFKIKEGPITMLSITSTYEGKFKFVIAEGESVEGPIPPTGNTNTRGYFKPDVRTFLTKWVKEGPTHHFALGVGHHAQTIRKIGEYLNIESVIVE, via the coding sequence ATGAATGAACTACTAAAACGGGAACAGGCGGCCATAAATGGCCAGGTGGTAAGAAGGGAGGAAACTGTTCCCAGAATAGGTGTTTTTGGGGTCGGATACTTCAAATACTGGGAACAATTTGACGGTCTTTTGGAGGATCTGCTGGAAAAACAAAACGTTTTTGTTGAAAAATTAAAGAAAAATAAAGTAGATATAGTAGAATTTGGGCTGGTCGATGACGCAAAAAGCGCCTACGACCTGGTGCCAAAGTTAAAAGCCGCCAACCTGGACCTCATCTTCTGCGACATGCTCACCTACGCCACGTCCAGTACATTCGGCGTCATCATCAAGAACCTCGATGTGCCTATCGTATTGGTGGCTTTGCAGCCGGATAAGGCGATGGACTATTCAAAGGCTTCGACTTACATGCAGCTTTACAACGACGACGTTTGCTCGTTACCGGAGTTTACCGGTGTTGCAGTAAGAATGGGTAAAAAAATTCCTGATGTCATCATCGGCACGCTCCACGACGACCCCCAGTCGGAAAAAGAGATCAAAGAATATTGCAACATAGCGAGGGTTTTGCATGGATTGAAAACCGCACGCATCGGTCACATAGGGCACCCCATTGAAGCTATGCTCGACATGCACTCTGATGCCACCATGCTCACGGCACATTTTGGGGTGCACATAGTGCAGTGTGAGGCCCACGAGATTGTCACCAAATACCAGAGAGAGGTAAATGAAAATGAAATAAGAACCGAAGAGCAGCGTATCCTTGCTTTTTTTGATACGCCTGATCCGGTTTCTGACCCGATTTCGGAAAAACTTAAGCCCGAAGATCTGGAGGTTGCGGCAAGCGTATCGGTAGCATTGAAAAAATTTGTGGAAGAAAAGAAACTGGATGGACTTGCCTATTATTACAATGGAGAGGAAAACAGCGACACCCAGCTGGTAATGTCTAACCTCATCGTAGGCAACTCTCTGCTGACGAGCGCAGGCTTTCCCATGTGCGGTGAATCTGACTTGAAATGCTGCCTGGCAATGTTCATTATGGACAGACTCGGCATTGGCGGAAGCTTTGCGGAATTTCACCCGGTAGATTTTAAGGAGAATTTTATTCTCGTAGGGCACGACGGCCCACATAATATTTCCATTGCGGAAGGTAAACCGGTATTGAGAAGCTTGAAGAAATACCATGGCAAGCCGGGCTTTGGTGCCGGAGTGGAGTTTAAGATCAAAGAAGGCCCTATTACCATGCTGAGTATCACTTCCACGTATGAAGGAAAGTTCAAGTTTGTGATAGCTGAAGGAGAATCGGTGGAAGGCCCTATCCCGCCCACCGGAAACACGAACACCCGGGGTTACTTCAAGCCGGATGTAAGGACGTTTCTCACAAAGTGGGTGAAGGAAGGGCCCACCCATCATTTCGCTTTGGGAGTTGGCCACCATGCGCAGACGATCCGGAAGATCGGCGAATATCTAAACATTGAATCGGTTATAGTTGAATAG
- a CDS encoding site-specific integrase: protein MARKKKISTGISIIPELWSESSKNIKALTLKQRTQLEKTHGDLVPPKAILIKYESELNELKFKVQKIEEEFRFSGIPYSASKIVDSYKESNEDKVEKPEPEGLVYDFIDQYIQDNELTRAKGSLVVYKSLRKHLKNFQAKSRKKVRFEKMDYIFMQAFQNYLVGWKEVNKKTGRVTTLNNVSIGKQLSTLKTFLSYARRRGIKVHDGYKEFTIKKERLEVIALNQREFDSLYNLDLGENKRLQQVKDIFIFSCATGYRYSDLRQLRREHIKGDEIRLTITKTKEPSIVPLNRYSREILAKYEERLEPLPIISNQKFNNYVKELCKLAGIDEPVEIIRYRGAKRDAKVFPKHELISAHTGRKTFVTLSLAKGIPAEVVMKITGHSDYKSFKRYIEVDEQRKRDEMTKAWS, encoded by the coding sequence ATGGCGAGAAAAAAAAAGATATCTACTGGTATATCAATTATTCCTGAATTGTGGTCTGAGTCAAGTAAGAATATTAAGGCTCTAACATTAAAGCAAAGGACTCAATTAGAAAAGACCCATGGGGATTTAGTGCCTCCAAAAGCAATACTTATCAAATACGAGTCTGAACTAAATGAGCTTAAATTTAAGGTTCAAAAAATTGAGGAAGAATTTAGATTCTCTGGGATTCCCTATAGTGCATCAAAAATAGTAGATAGCTATAAGGAGTCCAATGAAGATAAGGTGGAGAAACCTGAGCCGGAGGGTTTGGTTTATGATTTTATTGACCAGTACATCCAGGATAATGAATTGACCAGAGCTAAAGGCAGTTTAGTGGTATATAAGTCTTTGAGAAAGCATTTGAAGAACTTTCAGGCAAAATCCAGAAAGAAAGTTCGTTTTGAGAAGATGGATTATATTTTTATGCAAGCCTTTCAGAATTACTTGGTAGGATGGAAGGAAGTGAATAAGAAAACAGGAAGGGTGACCACTCTTAACAATGTTTCCATTGGTAAACAGCTTAGTACGCTAAAGACCTTTTTAAGTTATGCCAGGAGAAGAGGAATCAAGGTTCATGACGGATATAAGGAATTTACCATTAAAAAAGAACGGCTTGAAGTAATTGCTCTTAACCAAAGGGAGTTTGATTCACTGTACAATTTGGACTTGGGAGAGAATAAAAGACTACAACAAGTTAAGGACATTTTCATTTTTAGCTGTGCCACAGGTTATCGGTATTCTGATTTGAGGCAATTGAGAAGAGAGCATATCAAGGGAGATGAAATACGCCTTACCATCACCAAAACCAAAGAGCCTTCAATCGTTCCTTTGAATAGGTATTCCAGAGAAATCTTAGCTAAGTATGAGGAGCGCTTAGAACCGTTACCTATCATATCCAATCAGAAATTCAATAATTATGTAAAGGAGCTATGTAAGCTTGCCGGCATTGACGAGCCTGTAGAAATCATCAGGTACAGAGGAGCAAAAAGAGATGCGAAAGTATTCCCCAAGCATGAATTGATTAGTGCCCATACTGGCAGAAAAACTTTTGTCACCTTGTCTTTGGCCAAAGGGATTCCGGCCGAGGTTGTGATGAAAATTACCGGGCATTCTGATTATAAGAGTTTTAAACGTTATATTGAAGTGGATGAACAGCGCAAAAGAGATGAAATGACGAAAGCTTGGAGCTAA
- a CDS encoding RagB/SusD family nutrient uptake outer membrane protein yields MSYKSYIFIFLLGILGTSCEDFLSTEPTNFIAPEYSTIAELETGLAGVYDVLGSQATYGDVIPYWLNVSTDIGYTNTGQLNTTAYIYTATDAQITNLWKTLYQGIYRANLVLAKVDNPELDEEARNRIKGQALFLRGYYYFLLVKNYGSVPMLLTDKPDISNVNIPRSPVEDVYTQILQDMKEAESLVEEAEHLSGGGRISRSAVQGILARVCLTMAGHPLKDESRYAEALEWAQKVQESKMHELNPDYSNVFIRYARDEYDIKESIWEVEFYGLLSSGSQEYTYYIGARGGIRSGDEQIGYSGGAVLATKWLFDLYEIDEGSTETPKESPDLRRDWNIAPFTYVGVPGVQTYNPDLWRRTMGKWRREYETLTPKDRVVSAQNFPILRYSDVLLMIAEAENEVNGPTDVAYEAINQVRRRAYGLLLPAPPNPDVNADLPPGLSKEEFFQAIVDERAREFCFEASRRSDYIRWGTFVDRMKEYKDWALANGAVQGHVLAQTNISERNYLLPIPTAEMALNKALTQNPGY; encoded by the coding sequence ATGAGCTATAAATCATATATTTTCATTTTCCTCCTAGGGATACTTGGCACGTCGTGCGAAGATTTCCTCAGCACGGAGCCTACCAATTTTATTGCGCCCGAATACTCCACTATAGCGGAGCTCGAAACCGGTCTGGCGGGTGTGTACGATGTACTGGGGAGCCAAGCTACCTATGGCGATGTAATTCCCTACTGGCTAAATGTGAGCACTGATATTGGGTACACTAACACCGGTCAGCTCAATACCACGGCGTACATTTATACCGCTACAGATGCGCAGATCACCAATCTTTGGAAAACCCTTTACCAGGGCATTTACAGGGCAAACCTGGTGCTGGCCAAGGTAGACAATCCTGAGCTGGATGAGGAAGCCAGAAATAGGATCAAAGGCCAAGCTCTGTTCCTTAGGGGGTATTATTATTTTTTGCTGGTAAAAAACTATGGCAGCGTACCTATGCTGCTTACAGACAAGCCAGACATCAGTAATGTAAACATTCCAAGATCACCGGTGGAGGATGTTTACACACAAATACTGCAGGATATGAAGGAGGCAGAGAGTCTGGTGGAGGAGGCGGAGCACTTGAGCGGAGGAGGGAGAATTTCCCGGTCTGCCGTGCAGGGGATCCTGGCCCGCGTGTGTTTAACGATGGCCGGCCATCCGCTGAAGGACGAATCTAGGTATGCCGAAGCACTTGAGTGGGCCCAGAAAGTACAGGAATCGAAAATGCATGAGCTGAACCCAGACTATTCGAATGTTTTCATCAGGTACGCCAGAGATGAGTATGACATCAAGGAAAGCATTTGGGAGGTTGAGTTCTATGGACTGTTGTCTTCGGGTTCCCAGGAGTATACCTACTATATCGGAGCACGGGGAGGTATAAGAAGTGGCGACGAGCAAATCGGATACAGTGGTGGTGCCGTGCTGGCTACCAAATGGCTATTTGATTTGTATGAAATCGATGAAGGAAGTACCGAAACGCCGAAAGAATCTCCTGATTTGCGTAGAGACTGGAACATAGCGCCTTTTACTTATGTAGGCGTGCCCGGTGTACAGACCTACAATCCGGATTTGTGGAGAAGAACCATGGGTAAATGGAGGAGAGAATATGAGACGCTCACACCAAAAGACAGAGTGGTTTCCGCACAGAATTTCCCGATACTCCGGTATTCAGATGTGCTGTTGATGATCGCTGAGGCTGAAAATGAAGTAAACGGTCCTACAGATGTAGCTTATGAGGCCATCAACCAGGTGAGAAGAAGAGCTTACGGCCTGCTGCTTCCGGCTCCTCCCAATCCGGATGTGAATGCGGATCTGCCTCCAGGCCTGAGCAAGGAAGAGTTTTTTCAGGCGATTGTAGACGAGCGCGCAAGGGAGTTTTGTTTCGAAGCTTCCAGAAGGTCCGATTATATCCGTTGGGGTACTTTTGTCGATCGGATGAAGGAATACAAAGACTGGGCTCTGGCCAACGGCGCCGTTCAGGGGCACGTACTGGCCCAAACCAATATTTCCGAACGGAATTATCTACTGCCCATTCCTACAGCAGAAATGGCTTTAAACAAAGCACTTACTCAAAATCCAGGTTATTAA
- a CDS encoding GntR family transcriptional regulator: protein MKPKFLSISEDIIEKIKSGELQPGDRVPSENELIKQYEVSNTTARKSLLEIESRGWAQRIKGKGTFVLNRTEDHHILRTLGSIDSTRRGFNESLKAEGFNPKNIVLEKTILQHGVSSEISGKHYIMEGPILKIHQVRYADDIILKDEIKYISLKLCPKINMMSTEISYFKIYEDKYNLKISDIKQNLSTMILMPQAEENNFEVSDPLPAFVLDSVVLCCSDTVVEIEKSYYRGDKYKFAIVANPEYYGNSVNTERKI from the coding sequence ATGAAACCAAAATTCTTATCTATAAGTGAAGATATCATTGAGAAAATAAAATCTGGAGAATTACAACCAGGAGATAGGGTGCCCTCTGAGAATGAACTGATAAAACAATATGAAGTAAGCAACACTACTGCCCGCAAAAGTCTTCTGGAAATTGAATCTAGAGGTTGGGCCCAGCGAATAAAAGGAAAGGGGACTTTTGTTTTGAACAGGACCGAAGATCATCATATCCTTCGCACCCTAGGTTCTATTGATTCTACTCGGCGGGGCTTCAATGAAAGTTTGAAGGCAGAAGGATTTAATCCGAAAAACATCGTATTAGAAAAAACAATATTACAGCACGGCGTATCCTCTGAAATAAGTGGAAAGCATTATATCATGGAAGGCCCTATCCTCAAAATACATCAAGTGCGCTACGCCGACGATATTATACTTAAAGATGAAATTAAATACATCTCTCTCAAGCTTTGTCCTAAGATCAATATGATGTCTACCGAGATTTCATATTTCAAGATTTACGAAGACAAATACAATCTTAAGATCTCAGATATTAAACAAAACCTTAGCACAATGATCCTTATGCCGCAAGCCGAGGAAAATAATTTTGAAGTATCGGATCCTTTGCCGGCATTTGTGCTTGACAGTGTAGTTTTGTGTTGTTCTGATACAGTTGTTGAAATCGAAAAATCCTACTATCGTGGAGACAAGTATAAATTTGCCATTGTCGCCAATCCCGAATATTATGGAAATTCAGTTAATACTGAAAGAAAAATATAA
- a CDS encoding DUF5017 domain-containing protein: MKFVYLIVPLISILSSCESLIEVDTPDFDVMLEKGLTYNVGDTVKFAFTGYAGNITFYSGLPGSDYEFRERKEIDGGIPQIELVTQYGGGGTQINSLRLMVTTDLESMDSAGVVNASWTDITDKADIAPNTTITPSGVLDLSEYVESGKPLFFGFKFVGETSTTHVPGNWIIHDFVANTIMEDGSALPVVTMPTASWSTFSILNDASQWIFRNNNTQAYIIGGGYNAPPSEDWMITKALNFTKVPPDTGLPLQNIGTNALEGYEFVYNTPGTYTVTFIGSNYSVDDHKEVIRQFTITVEEE, encoded by the coding sequence ATGAAGTTTGTATATTTAATAGTACCGTTGATTTCCATCTTATCATCCTGTGAAAGCCTAATAGAAGTGGATACTCCCGACTTTGACGTAATGCTGGAGAAAGGACTTACTTATAATGTTGGCGATACGGTAAAATTCGCATTTACAGGATATGCTGGAAATATTACATTTTACTCCGGTTTGCCGGGATCTGATTACGAATTCCGTGAGAGAAAAGAAATTGATGGTGGTATTCCGCAGATTGAACTCGTAACACAGTACGGTGGTGGCGGTACGCAAATCAATTCCCTGAGACTCATGGTTACCACAGACCTTGAATCCATGGACTCTGCGGGAGTGGTCAATGCCAGCTGGACAGACATTACCGACAAAGCTGATATCGCTCCCAATACCACGATAACGCCCTCCGGTGTTTTGGATCTCAGCGAATATGTGGAGTCCGGAAAGCCCTTGTTTTTCGGGTTTAAGTTCGTGGGAGAAACCAGCACCACGCACGTTCCCGGCAACTGGATCATTCACGATTTTGTGGCAAATACCATTATGGAAGATGGCAGCGCGCTGCCGGTAGTGACGATGCCCACTGCAAGTTGGTCTACGTTTAGCATTCTCAACGATGCCTCTCAATGGATCTTCAGAAACAACAATACCCAGGCCTACATCATTGGTGGTGGATACAACGCGCCGCCGAGCGAAGACTGGATGATCACCAAAGCGCTCAACTTTACTAAAGTTCCGCCGGATACAGGTCTCCCTCTTCAGAACATAGGTACGAATGCGCTGGAAGGATATGAATTTGTATACAATACGCCTGGTACGTACACTGTGACGTTTATCGGATCAAACTATTCAGTAGATGACCATAAAGAGGTGATCAGGCAGTTTACGATCACGGTTGAAGAAGAATAA